One genomic segment of Drosophila melanogaster chromosome 3L includes these proteins:
- the CG7650 gene encoding uncharacterized protein has product MATLEDKLLGEKLEYYCSSSEGEDNGDEGGDNKGASGKSRCSGLTIDTNPDATPAGGFRQQSSTNTGPKGVVKDWQRFKQLEAERRDETERQRLALAKKLTITATTSAEDEERKRQEELDAELDELMSEDFLQQYQKQRMAEMLRQTGHHQQFGQVQQLTSHEEFLACVEQENKHTTIIIHIYERQLAACATLNKCLDSLASDYPSIKFAKICSSVAGMSRDFRTKGLPALLVYKAQAVIGNFVRLTDDLSDDFFASDVESFLIEHGIIVDRALYN; this is encoded by the coding sequence ATGGCCACTTTGGAAGACAAACTATTGGGCGAGAAACTTGAGTActactgcagcagcagcgaggGCGAGGACAATGGTGACGAGGGAGGCGATAATAAGGGGGCATCCGGGAAATCCCGATGCTCCGGTCTGACCATCGACACAAATCCGGATGCGACTCCGGCTGGTGGATTCCGGCAGCAAAGCTCAACGAACACGGGTCCCAAGGGCGTTGTAAAGGACTGGCAGAGATTCAAGCAGCTCGAGGCGGAGCGACGGGATGAAACCGAACGTCAACGTCTGGCGCTGGCCAAGAAGCTCACCATTACGGCGACAACGTCGGCGGAGGACGAGGAACGCAAGCGGCAGGAGGAACTGGACGCCGAGCTGGACGAACTGATGAGCGAGGACTTCCTGCAGCAGTACCAGAAACAGCGGATGGCCGAGATGCTGCGCCAGACGGGGCACCACCAGCAGTTTGGCCAGGTGCAGCAGTTGACCAGCCACGAGGAGTTCCTCGCCTGCGTCGAGCAGGAGAACAAGcacaccaccatcatcatccaCATATACGAACGACAATTGGCCGCCTGTGCCACGCTGAACAAATGCCTTGACAGTCTGGCCAGCGATTATCCGTCCATTAAGTTCGCCAAGATCTGCAGTTCCGTGGCCGGAATGAGCAGGGACTTCCGCACCAAAGGATTGCCCGCCCTACTGGTATACAAGGCCCAAGCGGTCATCGGAAACTTTGTGCGGCTTACCGATGACCTCAGCGATGACTTCTTCGCCTCCGACGTCGAGAGTTTTCTGATTGAGCACGGCATTATAGTGGACAGAGCTCTGTACAATTGA
- the CG13449 gene encoding uncharacterized protein, isoform A: MSASTRTGLIPTPKRHIKYLKKRKNQHGDISRMPLKFEATPMPLSLRPFGGLFNPFAKGCSVLCNHPAPSGVKDVINQLKTSLAIEGKGQQHGKQDKIPEEPDLQPHETDNIPEDLFRRYAETDSRPMTPTPTVTSIHTRTSAGSFYRRCITPEWGKHENIKRKKIILDLRRSHSQETLYWKPSSDLTQSGLEEDKKPKSAGANEDKKPKRQPSNEQRPKSSLATATLTPGGDAINDQEAKPKTCINEHELSDEDVRRGKKRKKLKPAQATTTFHLSEDPETQVAALGPDSLNPSTRPSLIPNSLTLLPKDKRETEREPILLKGSFLTDEAFQALKTDLDVDLIENTFGRYLNRALREAIKYMPPKPKTVPKPVDDKVSPETTSKMPRKFSKSATRFDVPMDLSMLKNMTPWDYLSKYVWVSQQRKQLYKRVFLKYLSRIEEPESELAAMGNDELPEYKYRERTLVWQSLPQALEDVLEFHGTEENVQGTLRMLGYDAQASGDLDFRAWCGIVSFAERLALADESGSDDSCDELEKADFNSMEQIMPNFTVPEKLKEIFDVIRKTHKKRY; encoded by the exons ATGAGCGCCTCAACACGTACTGGATTAATTCCCACGCCCAAGAGGCATATCAAGTATTTAAAAAAG CGCAAAAACCAACATGGCGATATATCGCGAATGCCTCTCAAGTTCGAGGCCACGCCCATGCCGCTATCCTTACGCCCGTTTGGAGGACTCTTCAATCCTTTTGCCAAAGGATGCTCGGTGCTGTGCAATCATCCGGCGCCATCTGGTGTCAAGGATGTGATTAATCAGCTGAAGACATCGTTGGCGATCGAGGGCAAAGGCCAGCAGCATGGGAAACAGGATAAAATTCCTGAGGAGCCGGATTTGCAGCCCCATGAGACGGATAATATTCCGGAGGATCTGTTCCGGCGATATGCGGAAACGGACTCGCGTCCGATGACGCCAACGCCCACGGTAACTAGTATCCATACCAGGACCAGTGCTGGGTCTTTCTATCGCCGATGCATTACTCCGGAATGGGGTAAACACGAGAACATAAAGCGTAAGAAGATCATTTTGGACCTACGGAGATCGCACTCCCAGGAGACGCTCTACTGGAAGCCCAGTTCGGACCTGACCCAAAGCGGCCTGGAGGAGGACAAGAAACCCAAGAGTGCCGGTGCCAATGAGGACAAGAAGCCAAAGAGGCAGCCATCCAACGAGCAGAGACCGAAGTCCTCGCTGGCCACCGCAACTCTGACACCCGGCGGAGATGCCATCAATGACCAGGAGGCCAAGCCCAAAACCTGCATCAATGAGCATGAGCTCAGCGACGAGGATGTGCGAAGGGGCAAGAAACGCAAGAAGTTGAAGCCAGCTCAAG CCACCACCACATTCCACTTGAGTGAGGATCCCGAGACGCAGGTGGCTGCTTTGGGTCCCGATTCACTGAATCCCAGCACCAGACCAAGTTTGATACCCAACTCACTCACCTTGTTGCCCAAGGACAAGCGAGAAACTGAACGGGAACCGATCCTCTTGAAGGGCAGTTTCCTTACCGATGAAGCTTTTCAGGCGCTGAAAACCGATTTGGATGTGGATCTTattgaaaatacttttggtCGATAT CTCAATAGAGCTCTAAGAGAGGCCATCAAGTACATGCCACCCAAACCCAAAACTGTTCCGAAGCCCGTCGACGATAAAGTTTCACCAGAAACAACATCCAAAATGCCGCGAAAGTTCTCAAAATCAGCGACAAGATTCGATGTACCCATGGACCTTTCCATGCTAAAAA ATATGACCCCGTGGGATTATTTGAGCAAGTACGTCTGGGTGTCGCAACAGAGAAAACAGCTGTATAAACGAGTATTCTTAAAGTATCTGAGTAGAATCGAGGAGCCGGAAAGCGAGTTGGCCGCCATGGGAAATGATGAGCTGCCGGAATACAAATACCGTGAGAGAACCCTCGTCTGGCAGAGTCTGCCGCAAGCTCTCGAGGATGTTCTGGAGTTCCATGGCACCGAGGAAAATGTACAAGGCACACTGAGAATGTTGGGCTACGACGCCCAAGCATCGGGTGACTTGGACTTCCGCGCCTGGTGCGGAATTGTCTCCTTCGCCGAAAGATTGGCCCTAGCTGATGAATCCGGATCGGATGATTCGTGCGACGAGTTGGAAAAGGCCGATTTCAATAGCATGGAGCAAATAATGCCAAACTTCACTGTGCCCGAAAAGCTTAAGGAAATTTTCGATGTAATTCGAAAGACACATAAAAAAAGATATTGA
- the CG13449 gene encoding uncharacterized protein, isoform B, with the protein MPPKPKTVPKPVDDKVSPETTSKMPRKFSKSATRFDVPMDLSMLKNMTPWDYLSKYVWVSQQRKQLYKRVFLKYLSRIEEPESELAAMGNDELPEYKYRERTLVWQSLPQALEDVLEFHGTEENVQGTLRMLGYDAQASGDLDFRAWCGIVSFAERLALADESGSDDSCDELEKADFNSMEQIMPNFTVPEKLKEIFDVIRKTHKKRY; encoded by the exons ATGCCACCCAAACCCAAAACTGTTCCGAAGCCCGTCGACGATAAAGTTTCACCAGAAACAACATCCAAAATGCCGCGAAAGTTCTCAAAATCAGCGACAAGATTCGATGTACCCATGGACCTTTCCATGCTAAAAA ATATGACCCCGTGGGATTATTTGAGCAAGTACGTCTGGGTGTCGCAACAGAGAAAACAGCTGTATAAACGAGTATTCTTAAAGTATCTGAGTAGAATCGAGGAGCCGGAAAGCGAGTTGGCCGCCATGGGAAATGATGAGCTGCCGGAATACAAATACCGTGAGAGAACCCTCGTCTGGCAGAGTCTGCCGCAAGCTCTCGAGGATGTTCTGGAGTTCCATGGCACCGAGGAAAATGTACAAGGCACACTGAGAATGTTGGGCTACGACGCCCAAGCATCGGGTGACTTGGACTTCCGCGCCTGGTGCGGAATTGTCTCCTTCGCCGAAAGATTGGCCCTAGCTGATGAATCCGGATCGGATGATTCGTGCGACGAGTTGGAAAAGGCCGATTTCAATAGCATGGAGCAAATAATGCCAAACTTCACTGTGCCCGAAAAGCTTAAGGAAATTTTCGATGTAATTCGAAAGACACATAAAAAAAGATATTGA